From a region of the Apibacter sp. B3706 genome:
- a CDS encoding MATE family efflux transporter, giving the protein MEAIDKSQNISELENEKPGKLIWKYAVPAIIGTIVIALYNIIDSIYIGHGENLGDHAIGGLGVLLPIMNLISGIGMLVGAGASTRTSIFLGQKDMKSANIVLGNSILLATALTFLLIIGMYAYMDPILIGIGATPQTFPFAKEFLLYYLPGNIFLTVNYALNSIMRASGYPKKAMYMMLIGVVANIILAPIFIFVLKWGMKGAAIATNISMAIGLGVVLKHFFNSSSIVYFHWKSLKPNYKIIWSIINVGFAPFFMLIAASVVVLFINNRLNVYGGSTAIEAYTIANRLIMVFIMVLVGLTQGMQPIIGYNFGAENMNRVKDTLTYSLKTGFFIGCLGFLFGFLFPGLVVQPFNPSPKLAKEASLALQIMTITLPLSGIQMVISNFFQCIGKAVIAFILSMSRQFLLLVPSLFILPNYLKLNGVWYSIPLSDTISTILAIIIFIWQVRKIKNLI; this is encoded by the coding sequence ATGGAGGCTATAGATAAATCTCAAAACATCTCAGAGCTGGAGAATGAAAAACCCGGCAAACTTATTTGGAAATATGCCGTTCCGGCTATTATAGGAACTATAGTAATTGCTTTATACAATATCATTGACAGTATTTACATAGGTCATGGAGAAAATTTGGGAGATCATGCTATAGGAGGACTGGGAGTTCTTCTTCCCATAATGAACCTTATCTCAGGAATAGGTATGCTGGTTGGAGCCGGTGCGTCTACACGTACCTCAATTTTTCTAGGCCAAAAAGATATGAAATCTGCCAATATTGTATTGGGAAATTCCATCTTATTAGCTACCGCATTAACTTTCTTGTTAATCATAGGTATGTATGCCTACATGGATCCGATACTTATTGGTATTGGAGCTACTCCTCAAACATTCCCATTTGCAAAAGAATTTTTACTCTATTATCTTCCGGGAAATATATTTTTAACGGTTAATTATGCTCTCAACAGTATCATGCGAGCATCAGGATATCCTAAAAAAGCCATGTATATGATGCTTATAGGAGTTGTCGCCAATATTATTTTGGCTCCCATCTTTATATTTGTATTGAAATGGGGAATGAAAGGTGCTGCCATAGCAACCAATATTTCCATGGCGATAGGCTTGGGTGTCGTTTTAAAACATTTTTTTAATTCTAGTTCCATTGTATATTTTCACTGGAAAAGTTTAAAACCCAATTATAAGATCATTTGGTCCATAATTAATGTGGGGTTTGCTCCTTTTTTCATGTTAATTGCTGCATCTGTTGTTGTTTTATTCATAAATAACAGGCTTAATGTTTACGGAGGCAGCACAGCCATAGAAGCTTATACCATAGCCAATCGCCTAATCATGGTATTTATAATGGTATTAGTAGGTTTAACTCAAGGAATGCAGCCTATTATAGGTTATAATTTCGGTGCTGAAAATATGAATAGAGTTAAGGACACGTTAACTTACAGCCTTAAAACCGGATTTTTTATTGGATGTCTAGGATTTTTATTCGGTTTTTTATTCCCTGGACTTGTTGTTCAACCTTTTAATCCTTCCCCAAAATTAGCAAAAGAAGCATCTTTAGCTTTACAAATAATGACCATTACATTACCATTAAGCGGCATACAAATGGTTATTTCGAATTTTTTTCAATGTATTGGAAAAGCTGTTATTGCTTTTATTTTAAGTATGAGCAGACAATTCTTACTACTTGTACCCTCATTATTTATTCTACCTAACTACTTAAAATTAAACGGAGTGTGGTACTCCATTCCATTATCCGATACAATCTCTACTATTTTAGCTATAATCATCTTTATTTGGCAGGTTCGCAAGATCAAAAACTTAATATAA
- a CDS encoding type I polyketide synthase: protein MQEKKELFVLSPFELPDVDLALKTIKTGAFPILHLGRDKNKAIQSLNELSEKTRESFGVCFVSESMADLTLPENVTKIFIPFNFKISVKKNIEIFHQVHSLDEAEEAIKKGVESIILKGNEGAGKVAYESSYVLFQGIKNKHKKLKTKIYIQGGMGIHTSAAALAMGAQGIILDSQIALFPECSISKDLKNIFNKLSGSETVIIDNFRILLRKNSPELPIQAKYEDILPFLGGLDLSQNIIPMGQDICLSVDFVERYKKLENLIIAFQEAAYGHLLQAKNLNIIGENSPLAKELGTRFPIAQGPMARVSDVPEFAEKIANEGGVPFIAMSLMIGQAAKDAVEKTHALLKDKAWGVGILGFAPAPLREEQMKYILENKPPFIIIAGGRPSLAKPYEKEGIKAFLHVPSVSLLDMFLKEGARNFIFEGRESGGHVGPLPSMVLWEKQIYRLLKDDQPSTLNIFFAGGIHDAFSSAFISIMSASLAAKGAKIGILMGTSYLFTKEAVETGAISDEYQKQSVAHDKTVLLEAAPGQETRALPTPFTKLFDQEKQRLFAEGLDSKEVWLKLEEMNLGRQRIAAKGIERQGKELIKLSNEDQLNKGVFMIGQVGALRGNSTTIKELHKDVAIENNKVLSKLDNLTEPTKEPSGSKLAIVGMAGIFPQAQTLEEYWKNILSGKDCVTEVPDDRWNKELFYNPDTRDTDFVSSKWGGFIPTIDFDPLEFGIPPQSLASIEPVQLLSLLVAKRALEDAGYDMKTFDGENTSVIIGAEGATELASSYGFRGYAKQVFGDLPEELKNMLPKLNEDSFPGVLSNVVAGRITNRLNLGGTNYTVDAACGASLAAVDIGCQELQNYRTDIAIIGGADLHNGLNDFLMFSATHALSRKGKCASFDANSDGIALGEGIGMIVVKRLEDAERDGDRIYAVIRGTGASSDGKSLGMTAPNKRGQMKALQRAYKHAGVLPSEVELIEAHGTGTVVGDKTELSALTEMFLESGALVGQTHLGSVKTQIGHTKCAAGMAGLIKTALATYYGIQPPTINLTNPNAFYNKESSPFKFNTKAGIWSSERRISGVSAFGFGGTNFHVVMENYKSEIPTTSSLTSWPSELFVFKGDNLQEAKQIAQKVKNLIEINSSLNLKDIAYSLATDNNKNIQASIVASNTIELKDKIESLLSNKEEAGIYLRDPKEGKVAFLFSGQGSQRINMARDLFVAFPTMRSLLIQNKEVEKILFPHAVFDDESKKLQQTTITKTQNAQPSLGIVDYAIASFLRSLEIEPDMVAGHSYGELPALCFAGVFKPEELVSLSRKRAHAILDAVGQDKGKMIALNLPEVEIKSLLEGEKEVWAVNFNSIKQTILAGSTAAMTEFMKKLTDKKITYRELAVDCAFHSPLLNKSTDLYLKELSSVDFTSPTLSIWSNTTAELYPSKPEEIKNRLAEHLINPVYFTKEVTNMYAEGARIFIETGPGKVLINLVQSTLGAQEITTIQTEEKEKEGITFLLNALAKYIATGRNINLEKLFEGRKVTSINFDEPEKYKKRATNWLINGHYAIPSVGSLPPNGALPISKPINLNFGAISDTYTMNNNLTQADHVILEYLGNMRSMIQNQRDVMLGYFGQNPTTIAAPQATTTIQVPTQSNQIATPQPTVVVPAQVAVPVHTVAQSSAPALSIQVIKDTLLDTVSEKTGYPIDMLGLDMDLEADLSIDSIKRMEIIGALKEKLKINADFEESEDAIEKMASIKTLSGVIGWVEELVKSDQPVSQEVTVATNILPAATPSAKKEALSLEVIKDALLNTVSEKTGYPIDMLGLDLDLEADLSIDSIKRMEIIGALRERLNITSDFEESEDAIEKMASIKTLNGVIGWIEDLANGDSSEKTDKQIAASPAVNEISFDAESISELEKNLDSAKDEPLLRTRFELEKYPINGSDKIQIEGKKFAITDDGKSMAKDLKKALEAKGATVDIISDSNTNLSNYDGLLILEVSESSRHYTIKDAFTLIKSADMDRIQWIYSFSDLMGDLEGKKDIKELKKIQGFPGLIKSLAREYSKINCRAIISNTVFTSKNLTEIVLNEIQAKDISAEVIYKDTERFRLNLVPEALAVNGSSKLDLDKESVVLVLGGAQGITAELTNQLSSEYPCHYILVGRSAKPTEEDKKYISLKDKNEIRKYLINEEQMKTPTEIEKKAQKIDKTNQIIQTIAQIEKSGSKVTYVSLDVTDEKGLRKFIKDTYKQYGRIDGCIHAAGLLVDKLFTHKTLEAFEQVYSTKINPLHVLLDELHSDIKFIIFFSSIASVYGNRGQTDYAAANSVFDMISWAIQGKTNARVLAINWGPWKGAGMVSSSLENEFNKRGVAMIPLKQGAREFVNELKYGNDNQVLIMGGSDQGVKQFFGI from the coding sequence ATGCAAGAAAAAAAAGAGTTATTTGTTCTTTCTCCTTTTGAATTACCTGACGTTGATCTAGCCTTAAAAACTATTAAAACCGGGGCTTTTCCAATTCTACATTTAGGAAGAGATAAAAACAAAGCTATTCAAAGTTTAAATGAACTTTCTGAAAAAACAAGAGAATCATTTGGTGTATGTTTTGTGTCAGAATCAATGGCTGACCTTACACTTCCTGAAAATGTAACAAAAATATTTATTCCTTTTAATTTTAAAATTTCTGTTAAAAAAAATATAGAAATTTTTCATCAAGTTCACTCATTGGATGAAGCAGAAGAAGCCATCAAAAAAGGGGTAGAATCAATTATATTAAAAGGAAATGAAGGAGCAGGAAAAGTGGCTTATGAATCCTCATACGTTCTTTTTCAAGGAATCAAAAACAAGCACAAAAAATTAAAAACTAAAATTTACATACAAGGAGGAATGGGTATTCATACCTCTGCTGCTGCCTTAGCAATGGGGGCACAAGGTATCATATTGGATAGTCAAATCGCTCTTTTTCCAGAATGTAGTATATCTAAAGATTTAAAAAATATTTTTAACAAGCTGAGTGGAAGCGAAACTGTTATTATCGACAATTTCAGAATTTTACTTAGAAAAAATTCACCGGAATTACCAATACAAGCAAAATATGAAGATATTTTACCTTTTTTAGGCGGCCTGGATCTTTCTCAAAATATAATTCCTATGGGACAGGATATTTGCTTATCCGTGGATTTTGTAGAACGATACAAAAAGCTTGAAAATTTAATTATAGCTTTTCAAGAAGCTGCCTATGGGCATTTATTGCAAGCTAAAAATTTAAATATAATCGGAGAGAACAGCCCTCTTGCGAAAGAATTAGGAACCAGATTTCCAATCGCTCAAGGTCCTATGGCTCGAGTTAGTGACGTACCTGAATTTGCTGAAAAGATTGCCAATGAAGGTGGGGTTCCATTTATTGCAATGAGCTTAATGATTGGACAAGCAGCTAAAGATGCTGTTGAAAAAACACATGCACTATTAAAAGATAAGGCTTGGGGAGTAGGTATCTTAGGTTTTGCTCCGGCGCCATTGCGTGAAGAGCAAATGAAATACATCCTCGAAAATAAACCTCCTTTTATTATCATTGCAGGTGGAAGACCTTCATTAGCTAAACCTTATGAAAAGGAAGGTATCAAAGCATTTTTACATGTACCATCTGTATCATTACTGGACATGTTCTTAAAAGAAGGTGCCAGAAATTTCATTTTTGAAGGAAGAGAAAGCGGTGGACATGTTGGCCCTTTACCTAGTATGGTTCTTTGGGAAAAACAAATCTATCGTTTATTAAAAGACGACCAACCAAGTACATTAAATATATTCTTTGCAGGAGGAATTCACGATGCATTTTCTTCCGCATTTATCTCTATTATGTCTGCATCCTTAGCAGCAAAAGGAGCTAAAATTGGTATACTGATGGGAACTTCTTACTTATTTACAAAAGAAGCTGTTGAAACGGGTGCTATTTCAGATGAATATCAAAAACAATCCGTAGCACATGATAAAACCGTTTTACTAGAAGCGGCTCCAGGTCAAGAAACCAGAGCTCTACCTACCCCTTTTACCAAATTATTCGATCAAGAAAAACAACGATTATTTGCGGAAGGTTTAGATTCCAAAGAAGTTTGGTTGAAACTTGAAGAAATGAACTTGGGACGTCAAAGAATTGCTGCAAAAGGAATTGAAAGACAGGGTAAAGAACTTATCAAACTATCCAATGAAGACCAGTTAAATAAAGGGGTATTTATGATTGGACAGGTTGGTGCTTTAAGAGGCAATTCAACTACCATAAAAGAACTCCACAAAGACGTAGCAATAGAAAACAATAAAGTTCTTTCAAAATTAGATAATCTTACAGAACCAACTAAAGAACCTAGTGGTTCTAAATTGGCAATTGTAGGTATGGCAGGTATTTTTCCTCAAGCCCAAACGTTAGAGGAATACTGGAAAAATATTTTGTCCGGTAAAGATTGTGTTACCGAAGTTCCTGATGACCGATGGAATAAAGAACTTTTCTATAATCCCGACACCAGAGATACTGATTTCGTTTCCTCTAAGTGGGGTGGTTTTATACCAACCATAGATTTTGACCCGTTAGAATTTGGTATCCCTCCTCAATCATTAGCTTCCATAGAACCGGTGCAGTTATTAAGCCTTTTAGTAGCTAAAAGAGCATTGGAAGATGCCGGTTATGACATGAAAACTTTCGATGGAGAAAATACATCTGTTATTATCGGTGCAGAAGGAGCAACCGAATTAGCTTCAAGTTATGGATTCAGAGGATATGCAAAACAAGTTTTCGGAGATCTTCCTGAGGAACTTAAAAATATGCTTCCTAAACTTAATGAAGATTCCTTCCCGGGGGTTTTATCCAATGTGGTGGCAGGTAGAATTACCAACAGGTTAAATTTAGGGGGTACCAACTATACTGTTGATGCTGCCTGTGGTGCATCTCTTGCAGCAGTAGATATAGGATGCCAAGAATTACAAAATTATAGAACAGACATTGCCATCATAGGGGGAGCAGATTTACATAATGGTTTAAATGACTTTTTAATGTTCTCTGCAACACATGCCTTATCAAGAAAAGGAAAATGTGCTTCCTTCGATGCTAATTCTGATGGAATTGCTTTAGGAGAAGGAATTGGAATGATTGTGGTTAAAAGACTGGAAGATGCAGAACGCGATGGAGACAGAATCTATGCCGTAATAAGAGGAACAGGTGCCAGCAGTGACGGTAAAAGCTTAGGTATGACCGCTCCAAATAAAAGAGGTCAGATGAAAGCTCTACAAAGAGCCTATAAACATGCAGGTGTTTTGCCTTCAGAAGTTGAATTAATTGAAGCTCATGGAACAGGAACTGTTGTAGGTGATAAAACAGAATTAAGCGCATTGACTGAAATGTTTTTAGAGTCCGGAGCTTTAGTGGGACAAACTCATTTAGGGTCTGTAAAAACTCAAATCGGACATACTAAATGTGCTGCCGGTATGGCCGGATTGATTAAAACGGCTTTAGCAACCTATTACGGTATTCAACCGCCGACCATCAATTTAACTAATCCGAATGCTTTTTATAACAAAGAAAGCAGTCCGTTTAAATTTAATACTAAAGCGGGAATCTGGAGCAGTGAAAGAAGAATATCCGGAGTAAGTGCGTTTGGTTTTGGTGGAACCAATTTCCATGTTGTAATGGAAAATTATAAATCAGAAATTCCTACTACAAGCAGCTTAACTTCTTGGCCTTCCGAATTATTTGTTTTCAAAGGGGATAACTTACAAGAAGCCAAACAAATTGCTCAAAAAGTTAAAAATTTAATTGAAATAAACAGTTCTCTAAACTTAAAAGATATAGCTTATAGTTTAGCAACTGATAACAATAAAAATATTCAAGCTTCTATAGTAGCTTCCAATACTATTGAATTAAAAGATAAAATTGAATCTCTTCTTTCCAATAAAGAAGAAGCGGGGATTTATCTAAGGGATCCTAAGGAAGGTAAAGTTGCCTTTTTATTTTCAGGACAAGGAAGTCAAAGAATTAATATGGCTCGTGATCTTTTTGTGGCATTTCCTACTATGAGATCCTTATTAATTCAAAATAAAGAGGTTGAAAAAATATTATTCCCTCATGCGGTTTTTGATGATGAGAGTAAGAAATTACAGCAAACTACCATCACAAAAACTCAAAATGCCCAGCCATCATTAGGTATCGTTGATTATGCGATCGCCAGTTTTTTACGATCTTTAGAAATTGAACCGGATATGGTTGCGGGACACAGCTATGGAGAACTTCCTGCGCTTTGTTTTGCAGGAGTATTCAAACCTGAAGAATTAGTCTCTTTAAGTAGAAAAAGAGCCCATGCAATTTTAGATGCTGTTGGACAAGATAAGGGTAAAATGATTGCATTAAATCTACCGGAAGTAGAAATAAAATCATTACTCGAAGGAGAAAAAGAAGTTTGGGCCGTAAACTTCAATTCTATCAAACAAACCATTCTTGCCGGTTCTACTGCTGCAATGACTGAGTTTATGAAGAAACTTACGGATAAGAAAATCACTTACAGAGAATTGGCCGTAGATTGTGCTTTCCACAGTCCACTATTGAATAAATCTACAGATTTATATTTGAAAGAGCTTTCTTCTGTTGATTTTACTTCTCCGACGTTGTCCATATGGTCTAATACAACTGCAGAATTATACCCTTCCAAACCTGAAGAAATTAAAAATCGTTTAGCTGAGCATTTAATTAATCCTGTATACTTTACCAAAGAGGTTACGAATATGTATGCAGAAGGTGCGCGAATATTCATTGAAACCGGTCCGGGTAAAGTTCTCATAAATCTTGTTCAATCTACTTTAGGTGCTCAAGAAATTACTACAATTCAAACCGAAGAAAAAGAAAAAGAAGGAATTACCTTTTTACTTAATGCATTAGCTAAATATATTGCTACCGGAAGAAATATAAATCTTGAAAAACTATTTGAAGGTAGAAAAGTTACTTCTATAAATTTTGATGAACCGGAAAAATATAAAAAGAGAGCTACAAACTGGCTTATCAATGGCCATTATGCTATTCCTTCCGTAGGAAGCCTTCCTCCTAACGGAGCACTTCCAATTAGCAAACCGATAAATTTAAATTTTGGAGCTATTTCCGATACTTATACCATGAATAACAATCTTACACAAGCGGATCATGTTATCCTTGAATATTTAGGAAACATGAGATCTATGATACAAAACCAAAGAGACGTCATGTTAGGATACTTTGGTCAAAATCCAACAACTATTGCTGCTCCTCAAGCAACAACAACTATTCAAGTGCCTACTCAAAGCAATCAAATTGCTACTCCTCAACCAACGGTGGTTGTTCCGGCTCAAGTCGCCGTACCGGTACATACAGTTGCTCAAAGTTCAGCTCCTGCATTATCAATTCAAGTAATCAAAGACACTTTGCTTGATACAGTAAGTGAAAAAACCGGATATCCTATTGATATGCTAGGTTTAGACATGGATCTGGAGGCCGACTTAAGTATAGATTCCATTAAAAGAATGGAAATAATTGGAGCTTTAAAAGAAAAATTAAAAATCAATGCTGATTTTGAAGAATCTGAAGATGCTATCGAAAAAATGGCTTCTATTAAAACACTTAGCGGGGTTATCGGATGGGTTGAAGAATTAGTAAAATCAGATCAACCCGTATCTCAAGAAGTTACTGTAGCTACAAATATATTACCTGCAGCAACTCCAAGTGCTAAGAAAGAAGCCCTTTCTTTGGAAGTGATTAAAGATGCTCTCCTTAATACCGTAAGTGAAAAAACAGGATATCCAATTGATATGTTAGGTTTGGATTTAGATTTAGAAGCTGATTTAAGTATCGATTCCATTAAAAGAATGGAAATAATTGGAGCATTACGAGAAAGATTAAATATTACTTCTGATTTTGAGGAATCTGAAGATGCTATCGAAAAAATGGCCTCTATAAAAACATTAAACGGGGTTATCGGATGGATTGAAGATTTAGCAAATGGGGATTCTTCAGAAAAAACAGACAAGCAAATTGCAGCTTCACCGGCTGTAAATGAAATATCTTTTGATGCTGAATCAATTTCAGAATTAGAAAAAAACCTTGATTCAGCTAAAGACGAACCTCTTTTAAGAACTCGTTTTGAACTTGAAAAATATCCAATTAATGGATCAGATAAAATACAAATAGAAGGCAAAAAATTTGCAATTACTGATGATGGAAAATCTATGGCTAAAGATCTTAAAAAAGCTTTAGAAGCAAAAGGAGCTACAGTAGATATCATTTCAGACAGTAATACAAATCTTTCAAACTACGACGGTCTTCTTATTCTAGAGGTTTCAGAATCATCTAGGCATTATACTATTAAAGATGCTTTTACTCTTATAAAAAGTGCTGATATGGATCGTATTCAATGGATCTATAGCTTCAGTGACCTGATGGGTGATTTAGAAGGTAAAAAAGATATCAAAGAATTAAAGAAAATTCAAGGTTTTCCGGGATTAATCAAAAGTTTAGCTCGTGAATATTCTAAAATAAATTGTAGAGCTATTATATCTAATACTGTATTTACTTCTAAAAATTTAACGGAAATAGTTTTAAATGAAATACAAGCAAAAGACATTTCTGCTGAAGTCATTTATAAAGATACCGAACGTTTTCGTCTTAATTTAGTACCTGAAGCTCTTGCTGTAAATGGAAGCTCTAAATTAGACCTGGATAAAGAATCTGTAGTACTTGTTTTAGGAGGTGCTCAAGGAATTACCGCTGAATTAACTAATCAACTTTCTTCTGAATATCCTTGTCATTATATTTTGGTAGGACGTTCCGCTAAACCTACTGAGGAAGATAAAAAATACATTTCATTAAAAGATAAAAATGAAATCCGTAAATATCTTATCAATGAAGAGCAAATGAAAACTCCTACTGAAATAGAGAAGAAAGCTCAAAAAATTGATAAAACCAATCAAATTATACAAACCATAGCCCAAATTGAAAAGTCAGGTTCTAAAGTAACATATGTTTCTTTAGATGTAACAGATGAAAAAGGACTAAGGAAATTTATAAAAGATACGTACAAACAATACGGTAGAATTGACGGATGCATTCATGCAGCAGGACTTTTAGTTGATAAGTTATTTACACATAAAACCCTTGAAGCATTCGAACAAGTTTATTCTACTAAAATAAATCCTTTACACGTACTGTTAGACGAACTTCATAGTGATATTAAATTCATTATTTTCTTCAGCAGCATCGCTTCTGTATACGGTAACAGAGGACAAACTGATTATGCTGCAGCCAACAGCGTGTTTGACATGATTTCGTGGGCTATCCAGGGAAAAACCAACGCCAGAGTTTTAGCTATTAATTGGGGACCTTGGAAAGGAGCAGGAATGGTATCCAGCTCTTTGGAAAATGAATTTAATAAAAGAGGTGTTGCTATGATTCCTTTAAAACAAGGAGCTCGTGAATTCGTTAACGAATTAAAATATGGTAATGATAACCAAGTTTTAATTATGGGAGGAAGTGATCAAGGAGTTAAACAATTTTTCGGAATCTGA
- a CDS encoding sensor histidine kinase gives MKERFIPILSGLMTISLIVFVGLQIFWLKQAIDAGEQDFSSRVYKALNNSSKKINTIEINKFYKPFTNFYQDINNQKDSSTIQTAMSVIDSQSVKYIIYKKTIVNKKPLIIPFSKKDTLKITNLLTDEGVLKIKKDSLQTNIRPIEKNIENSFVSPKFTLDEFARLSVNQMSLESRINMQLIDSVVNLELKKHNINTEFKCGVLNNKLKLTKIHSDDFILSNKFTQNYNVVLFSDGKDNTQYYLSVYFPSKQYSVLNPILGAIGVTIASTLVIIAIYIASIYYMSQQKKISEIKTDFINNMSHEFKTPIATINIATDALNSEKVQSEPEKMKFYTSLIKQENDRMKKQVEMVLRMSKLERNALQLIRKETDIRQILKNSIKTVRVQVEQRGGTIKEEYLADKYIGNVDGFHLTNAFVNILDNANKYSLEKPEISVKTYNDKNDYVVEISDKGKGMSENVIKKIFEKFYREETGNIHNVKGHGLGLTYVKNIIKLHNGGIKVVSKLHKGTTFIVRIPLN, from the coding sequence ATGAAGGAACGTTTCATCCCTATTTTATCGGGATTAATGACCATTTCCCTTATAGTTTTTGTGGGATTGCAGATTTTTTGGCTGAAACAAGCTATAGATGCAGGTGAACAGGATTTTTCATCTCGTGTATACAAAGCACTAAATAATTCTTCCAAAAAAATTAATACTATAGAGATTAATAAGTTTTACAAACCGTTTACTAATTTCTATCAAGACATTAATAATCAAAAAGATTCCAGCACCATCCAAACAGCCATGAGTGTTATTGACTCACAGTCTGTTAAATACATCATTTATAAAAAAACAATCGTCAATAAAAAGCCTCTTATCATTCCTTTTTCAAAAAAAGATACTTTAAAAATCACCAATTTACTAACGGATGAAGGCGTATTAAAAATTAAAAAAGATTCTCTTCAAACCAATATTAGACCGATTGAAAAAAATATTGAAAATAGTTTTGTAAGCCCTAAATTTACCTTGGACGAATTTGCAAGATTGAGTGTAAACCAGATGAGTTTGGAATCCAGGATTAACATGCAGTTAATAGATTCAGTGGTTAACTTAGAGCTTAAAAAGCACAATATTAATACTGAATTTAAATGCGGAGTGCTCAACAATAAACTTAAATTAACTAAAATCCATAGTGATGACTTTATCTTAAGTAATAAGTTTACTCAAAATTACAATGTAGTTTTATTTTCTGACGGAAAAGATAATACCCAATATTATTTATCCGTTTATTTCCCTTCTAAACAATATTCCGTACTAAATCCTATTTTGGGAGCTATTGGAGTAACCATAGCCTCTACTTTGGTTATTATTGCTATATATATTGCTTCCATATATTATATGTCCCAGCAAAAAAAGATTTCTGAAATAAAAACTGATTTCATAAATAATATGTCTCATGAATTTAAAACTCCTATAGCAACCATTAATATTGCTACGGATGCGCTAAATTCGGAGAAAGTTCAATCAGAACCGGAAAAGATGAAATTCTATACTTCTTTAATCAAGCAAGAAAATGATAGAATGAAAAAACAGGTAGAGATGGTTTTGAGAATGTCGAAACTTGAACGAAATGCACTTCAACTGATCCGAAAAGAAACAGATATTCGACAAATCCTGAAAAACAGCATTAAAACTGTTCGGGTACAAGTGGAACAACGAGGGGGAACAATTAAAGAAGAGTATTTAGCAGATAAATATATTGGAAATGTGGATGGATTTCATCTCACCAATGCTTTTGTTAACATATTAGACAACGCGAACAAATATTCATTAGAAAAACCTGAAATCTCGGTAAAAACTTACAACGATAAAAATGATTACGTAGTTGAAATTTCAGATAAAGGAAAGGGTATGTCTGAAAACGTTATAAAAAAAATATTTGAAAAATTTTATCGGGAAGAAACCGGAAACATACATAATGTAAAAGGTCACGGATTAGGCTTGACCTACGTAAAAAATATCATTAAGTTACATAATGGTGGTATTAAAGTTGTTAGTAAATTACATAAAGGAACCACTTTTATTGTACGTATTCCTCTAAATTAA
- a CDS encoding response regulator transcription factor, which yields MDKKVKLLLVEDDPSFGAVLKDYLSIHDYDVTLSVDGEDGLEKFKADNFDICLSDVMMPKKDGFTLAKEIIDINPDVPIIFLTAKNMREDILTGYKLGANDYITKPFDSEVLLYKINAVLQRNSNSSVNSENEDKEIYEISNFKFNTKLRQLEVNGKMHKLSPKENELLKLLCKYKNDLMPREEALTKIWHNDNYFTSRSMDVYIAKIRKLLKDDDNVEIVNIHGEGFRLLVKD from the coding sequence ATGGATAAAAAAGTAAAGCTATTATTAGTAGAAGATGATCCAAGTTTTGGTGCTGTTTTAAAAGATTACCTCTCTATTCACGATTACGATGTAACCCTATCTGTTGATGGTGAGGATGGGTTAGAAAAATTTAAAGCAGACAATTTTGATATTTGTCTCTCCGATGTAATGATGCCGAAAAAAGACGGCTTTACATTAGCTAAAGAAATTATTGACATTAATCCGGATGTTCCGATTATCTTTTTAACAGCTAAAAATATGCGTGAGGATATTCTTACCGGATATAAACTTGGCGCTAATGATTATATAACTAAACCATTTGATTCTGAAGTTTTATTGTATAAAATTAATGCCGTTCTTCAAAGGAATTCCAATTCTTCCGTTAATTCTGAAAATGAAGACAAAGAAATTTATGAAATTTCCAATTTTAAATTTAACACCAAATTACGTCAATTAGAGGTTAACGGTAAAATGCATAAATTATCTCCTAAAGAGAATGAGCTGTTAAAACTTCTTTGCAAGTATAAAAATGATCTTATGCCAAGAGAAGAAGCCTTAACTAAAATTTGGCATAATGATAATTATTTCACTTCTCGCAGTATGGATGTTTACATTGCTAAAATCAGAAAATTACTTAAAGATGACGACAATGTAGAAATCGTAAATATTCATGGAGAAGGTTTTCGCTTATTAGTGAAAGATTAA